The Microterricola viridarii genome segment CCCGCCGTGGGGCGGCCACGGCTTCAACACGTGCGTCGGTGATGCGGCCAACCTCTCCTGGAAGATCGCGGGCAGCCTGGCCGGCTGGGCCGGCGAGGTTTTGCTGGACAGCTATGAACGCGAGCGCCGCCCGATCGCGGCGCGCACGATCGCGGATGCCGCGTCGAACGGACGCAGCCTGGCCTCCGACTTCGCCCACAGTGTGCTCGACGATGACACCGACGCCGGGGCCGAGGCCCGCCGGCAGATGGCGCAGGACCTCGAGGTCAAGCGCAGCGAGTTCAGCTCGCTCGGCCTCGTGCTCGGCTACCAGTACCCCGGCTCGCCCATCGTCGTCGACGACGGCTCGGAGCAGATCCCTGAACACCCGATCCACTACACCCCGTCGACCCGGCCCGGCAGCCTGCTGCCGCACGTCTGGATCGGCGAGGAGTCGCTCTACGACGCCATCGGCCAGTGGTTCACGCTGCTCGTGGACTCCGCCGAGCCGCGCCTGGCTGAGTTCGAGCAGGCCGTGGAGGCGGTGCGCGGGCAGACCGGGGTGCCCGTCACGCTGCTGCCGCTGGACTTCTCCGCCCACCCCGAGATCCCGTGGCAGGCGGCCGCCATCCTCGTGCGACCGGATCAGCACGTCGCCTGGCGCGGCAACGAGCCGGCAGCGGTGGCGGACGCCGTCGCCGTCGCCGTCGGACGCGCCCTGGCGGCATCCGACACCCTGGACGAGCTGGAGGGCACCCACCGTGGCCGATGACGACTTCCGCGCGCACCTCTTCCCCGTTGACGACCCCCGGATCAGCGCGTTCCGCGGGCTCAGCTACCGCGAGTACGCGGAGGCGGTCAAGAGCGACCCGTTCGCCGGACCGATGATCGTGGACTGGGCCACCCGCTATCCCGTGCCCTACCGCGGCGTGAGCCACGACGGCAACATCACCGCGCAGCCGCCGGCGGAGCTGCGTGCCGGCGAGGCCGCCCCGACCGAAGCCATGGTCGCGGCCGCCGAGCTGCTGTTGGCCGGGCTCTCGGAACGGCAGCGCGCCGACATCGGCTACCCGCTGCGCGCCGGCCAGTGGCGCAGCTGGGCCAACCCGGAGTTCCTCCAGCACGACACCGGCCTGCGCCTGGAAGACCTCGACCACGTCTCGCGGCACCGCGCGCTCGAGCTCGTGCGCGCCAGCCTCAGCGAGCAGGGCTTCGAGTCCGTGAAAACGCTGATGTGGGTCAACGGCTACCTGGGCGAGACGATCGACCTCGCCAACGTCATGAACGACGCCAGCTACAACGTCGCCATCTACGGCACGCCCTCGACGAGCCAGCCGTGGGGGTGGCAGCTCTTCGGCCACCACCTGGCGCTCAACTGCGTCGTCGATGGCGAACGGATGACGGTCTCGCCCGCGTTCCTCGGAGCGGAACCCTCCCTGATCCGGGAGAGCCCGATCGGGCCCGTCGACGTCTTCGGTGCGCGCATCGCGCATGCCAGGACGCTGATGGCCGGGCTGACACCGGCCGAGCAGGCCGAGGCGCTCAGCTACCCGGAGATGGTCGACCCGGCGATGCCGCTCGGCCGCTTGCACCCGGGCGATGAGCGCCACCTCGGCGGCTGCTTCCAAGACAACCGCATCGTGCCGTTCGAGGGGATCCTCGTCGGCGACCTCGACGAGCCGACGCGGGCGGAGGTCAGCGCGGTCGCCGCCGCCTTCCTCGACCACCTGCCGGCCGGCGTCGCCGCGGCCCGCCTGCGCGAGATCGAGTCGCGCTACGACGAGACCTGGTTCTCCTGGATCGGCGGCTGGGGCGAGGGCGACCCGTTCTACTTCCGGATCCAGAGCCCCGTCGTGATGCTGGAACTGGACCACCACTGCGGCGTCTTCCTCAGCAACCGCACCCCCGCGCAGTTCCACGTGCACACCGGCATCCGCACGCCCAACGGCGGCGACTACGGCGGGCTCCTGCGCGCGGCAGAGGGCGGGCAGCCGTGAGCGGGCAGGCCGGTGCGCTCGCCGGCACCGTCGTGCTCGACCTCAGCCGTGCCCTCGCCGGGCCGCACGCAGGCATGATGCTCGGCGACCTCGGCGCCCGGGTGATCAAGGTGGAGGCGCCGGGCGGCGGCGACGACACCCGCGGCTGGGGGCCTCCGTTCCTCGGCGAGCCCGACGCGGAGGAGTCGAGCTACTTCCTCTCCTGCAACCGCAACAAGGAGTCGATCGCACTCGACCTCAAGCACCCGGACGACCGCCGCGTGCTGGACGGCCTGATCCTCGAGTCGGACGTGCTGATCGAGAACTTCCGCACCGGGGTGATGGACCGCCTCGGCTACTCGAGCGCCCGGCTGCTTGAGCTGAACCCGCGCCTCGTCATCCTCTCGATCACCGGCTTCGGGCACGACGGGCCGGAGGGCGGCCGCGCCGGCTACGACCAGATCGCCCAGGGCGAGGCCGGGCTCATGTCGATGACGGGCTCCGGGCCGGACGACCCCCAGCGGGTCGGCGTGCCGATCGGCGACCTGCTCAGCGGCATCTACGGCGCCTACGGCGTCGTCGCCGCGCTGCTCGAGCGCGCAGAGACCGGCGCCGGCGGCGTCGTGCGTACCTCGCTGCTCTCCGCACTTGTCGGCGTCCACGCCTTCCAGGGCACCAGGCAGACGGTCGCCGGCGAGACCCCGCAGGCCCAAGGCAACCACCACCCATCGATCGCGCCCTACGGGCTGTTCCGCTGTGCGGGGGGCGCCGTGCAGATCAGCGTCGGCAGCACGGCGCTCTGGGAGCGCTTCTGCGCGCGCTTCGGGCTGGATGCCGACGCGGCCCGCTTCGCCAGCAACGCCCTGCGGGTGGCGAACCGCGACGCGCTGATCGAGGTCGTCGAGGCGGCGTTCGCGCCCTTCGAGGCGACGGATCTGCTCAGCCAGCTCGAGGCGGCCGGGATCCCGGCCGGCCGGGTGCGCACCCTCGACGAGGTCTACGCCTGGGACCAGGTCGCCTCCCAGGGGCTGCTGCTGGAAGTCGAGCACTCGAGCCTCGGCCCGCTCACCCTGCCGGGGCCGCCGCTGCGCTTCTTCGGCACCGACGATGAGGTGACGTTCCGCGGGCACCGTGCCCCGCCGACGCTCGACCAGCACGGCCAGGCGATCCGCTCCTGGATCGCCGCACGCCCCGGCGCCGAACAGCATGTTCCCGAGCACGAGAGCGCCGGCATTCTGTGAGTTCCGCGCGCTCCCTCACCGCCGGCGAGCTGCTCGACCTGATCGCCGACACCGGCAGCTTCCGCTCCTGGGACGAGCCCGTGCCGCCCCGGGACGTGCAGCACGGCTACGCCGACGACCTGGAACGGGCACGCGCCCGGAGCGGATGCGACGAGTCGGTGCTGACCGGTGAGCTCCGCATCGACGGGCGCCGCGTCGCCGTGCTGGTCAGCGAGTTCGGCTTCCTTGGCGGGTCGATCGGCGTCGACGCCGCGGGCAGGCTCATCGCCGCCATCGAGCGGGCGACGAGGGAGCGGCTGCCGCTGCTGGCCGGGCCGGCATCCGGCGGCACCCGGATGCAGGAGGGCACGGCCGCGTTCGTGGCCATGGTCGGCATCGCCGCGGCGATCGCCGAGCACAAAAGCGCCGGCCTGCCGTACCTCGTCTACCTGCGGCATCCGACCACCGGCGGCGTGATGGCGAGCTGGGGCTCGCTCGGCCACGTGACCGTGGCGGAGCCCGGGGCACTGCTCGGCTTCCTCGGCCCACGCGTCTACGCCGCCCTCTACGGCGAGCCGTTCCCCGACGGGGTGCAGACGGCCGAGAACCTCTACCGCAACGGCGTGATCGACGGCGTGATCGCACCCGCCCAGCTGCCCCGCCTGATCGCCCGGTTGCTCTCGGTGCTCGCGCCACCAGAGGGAACGCACGGCCTCGGGAGCGACAGCGGTCAGCACGACGGGCAGTACGACGGCCCCGCGATCAGCGCCCTGACCTCCATCGCCGCCTCGCGGGCGCGGGCACGCCCCGGCGCGCGCACCGTCCTGCGCCACGCCGCGCGCGACGTCGTGCCGTTGAGCGGCACCGGGCAGGGCGAGGCCAGCGACGGCCTGCTCCTGGCCATCGCCCGTTTCGGCGCCGTGCCCTGCGTCGTCATCGCGCAGGACCGCTACGCCCAGCGCGCGGGGGCTCCGTGGGGCCCGGCCGCACTGCGGCAGGCCCAGCGCGGCCAGCGGCTCTCGGCCGAGCTCGGTCTGCCGTTGGTGACGATCATCGACACCCCGGGCGCCGCCCTCTCCCGGGAAGCGGAGGAGGGCGGGCTCGCAGGCGAGATCGCGCGCACCCTGGAGAGCCTGGTCGGACACGAGCAGGCCACGGTCGCGGTGCTGCTCGGCGAGGGAACAGGCGGCGGCGCACTCGCACTGCTGCCAAGCGACGTGACGATCGCCGCCCAGCACGCCTGGCTGGCCCCGCTGCCGCCAGAGGGCGCCAGCGTCATCATGCACGGCGACACCACGCACGCCTCCGCGATGGCCGAGGCCCAGGGCATCGGGGCGGTGGCGCTGCGCGCAGCCGGGATCGTGGACTGGGTGGTGCCGGAACGCCCGGATGCCGCGCTGGAGCCCACCGAGTTCAGCCGGAGGATCGGCCGGGTGATCGAGCGACAGCTGCTTGCCCTGGCCGCGGCCACCCCGGCCGAGCGGCTGAGCCGGCGCCGGGGCCGCTACCGCGCATTGGTGCGGCTGCCCGGGCAGGCGGCAGACTCATGACAGGCCGACGCCGGCGAATGACGACAATACCAACACCAACACCAACAGGCACGGCAGCACCAGCATGAACGTCAGCACCAATGTGAACGTCAGCACCAGCATGAACGTCAGCACCAGCATGAACGTCAGCACCAGAGAGAGTGGAGGCCAGCAGATGGCACCGGAGACTGTCAGCGCCCCGCACAACGACGGCCAGGCCCTGCGCGAGCAGCCGGGCATCGAGTTCGCCCCCGGATTGCTCCTGGACATCGTGCGCCCCGCCGACGACCGATCCCTGCCGGCGATCATCTGGCTGCACGGCGGGGCCTGGCGGATGGGCGACCGCAGCTGGCGGCCCGACTTCGCCCGGTACTTCGCCCGTTCCGGCTTCGTCATGATCAGCATCGACTACACGCTCTCCGGCGACGCCGTCTTCCCGCGGCAGCTCCTGGACGTGCGCGCCGGCATCCGCTGGGTGCGTGAGAACGCGGCAGAGCACGGCATCCTGGCCGACTCCATCGGGCTCTGGGGATCCTCGGCCGGCGGGCACCTCGCCGCGCTGGCCGGACTGCACGGCGCCGCCGCGGCGATCCTTGGCGAGCCGGAGGGCACGGCCAGCGCCGCGGTGCAGGCGGTCATGGACGGCTACGGCGCCGGCGACCTGCTCGCGCCCGACCAGGACAACCCGCCGACGGCCGGCCTGCTTGGCGGCTCGCCCGTCGAGCGGCGCGAGCTGGCAATCCTCGCAAGCCCGGCACGCACCGAGGTGTCGAGCGCCCCGCCGTTCCTCATCATGCACGGCGCCGCAGACGACCTGGTGCCAGCCAGCCAGAGCATCGCGCTCTACGAGGCGCTCGCCGCTGGCGGGCGCGACGCCACCCTGTACCTGATCGACGGCTTCGGCCACGGCTTCCTCAACCCGGCCGGCCTCGACGAGGTGGCACCCGGCCCCCGTCTGGACTCCGGCCGGCTCGAGGCCGACCCCTCGGCCACCGCCGAGCTGCGCAGCACGGGCGGCCGGGCCTGGCCGGCTTCGGCCTCGTTCGCGGTCATCGAGCGCTTCTTCCGCGAGAACCTCGGCGGCGCCGCCACCACCATGAACACGACCACCACGAACACGACCACCGCGGATGAGGCATGAGCACGGTGAGCAGCGCGGATGCCCTGACCGCCGCCCTGGCATCCGCGCAGTGGATCTCGCCGTACGAGCCCGTGCCGCACCCGGCCGGGCAACGGCCGGCCCACGAGCTGGCGGGCCGTTTCCACTGGGACGGCGCTGCCACACACCGGGCAGAGGGCGCCGAGACCGGCGCCGAAGCCGTGGTCTACGCGACCGCGCACGGCATCTACGAGCTCTTCGTCAATGGCGTCCGCGTCGGCGACGAGGAGCTCTCGCCCGGCTTCAGTTCTTACCGCAGCCGGCTCCAGGTGCAGCGCTGGGAGATCACGGCGCTGCTGCAGCCCGGTGAGAACACCATCAGCGCGCTGCTCTCCGACGGCTGGTTCCGCGGCCGGCACGGCTTCGTGCGGCGCGCGGACGGCTTCGGAACCGCCACGGCGTTCCTCGCCGCGGTGCTGCTGGAGCCGAGCGCTGGCGCCGCCCGACCGCTGCTGGTGACCGGCGACGACTGGGAGTCCCGCCCGAGCCACATCACCCGCGCCGACCTGATGGACGGGCAGGCCGTCGACCTGCGCCTGGAGGGGCTGGCGGCACAGGGCCAGCCGCACAGCGCGGTGCTCTCGACCGACCCGCTCTGCGCCGACCGCACCCGGCTCGTCCCGGCCGGGGCCCCGGCGGTGCGCCGCATCCAGGAGCTGCGCCCGGCACGGATCAGCACGCCGGGCGAGGGCATCACCGTCGTCGACTTCGGGCAGAACATCAACGGCTGGGTGCGCCTGCACGAGCTCGGCCCGGCCGGCACCCGCACGGTGCTCCGCCACGGCGAGGCCCTGGACGACGCCGGCCTGCTGCTCGTGGAGAACATCCAGGCCTTCGACTTCGCCACCCGCGCGGTGCTGCCGGCCGGTCAGGTCGACGAGGTCATTTCGGCCGGCCGGGCCGGTGACACCTTCGAGCCCCGGCACACGACCCACGGATTCCGCTACGTGCAGATCGAGGGGGCCGCCGGACCGATCGGCGCCGACGACATCCTGGCCGTCGTCGTGCACAGCGAGCTGGCGCGCACGGGATCGTTCGCCGCCAGCGACCCGCTGCTGAACGCCCTGCACGACGTCGTCGACTGGAGCTTCCGCGGCAACGCCTGCGCGGTGCCGACCGACTGCCCGCAGCGGGAGCGCTCCGGGTTCACCGGCGACTGGCAGGTCTTCGCCGACACCGCCGCCCTGCTCTACGACGTCGCAGCGTTCAGCGAGAGCTGGTCGAGTGACCTGGCCGCCGACCAGTGGGCCGACGGCCGGGTGCCGACTGTGGTGCCCAATCCGGCCGGCAACGGGCCGTCCGGCAGCGCCTTCGAGGACATGGCCGCCGGCTCGGCCGGGTGGGGGGATGCCGCGGTGCTCGTGCCGTGGTCGATGTGGCGCGCCTACGGCGACCGGGCCGCACTCGCGTGCGCGCTGCCGTCGATGCGGGCCTGGGTCGACTACGCCGCCCGCTCGGCCGCCGCCGGCCGGCATCCGGAGCGGGCCGCAGCACGGCCACTCGAGCAGCCGCACGAGCGCTACCTCTGGGACACCGGCTTCCACTTCGGCGAGTGGCTGGAGCCAGACACCCCGCCGGCGCCGGACCCCACCGTCGACCACGGCATCGTCGCGACCGCGTTCCTGCATCGATCGGCCAAGACCCTCGCACTGGCGGAGGCCGCCGTCGGCCGGCCGGCCAGCGCCGAGCGCTACGGAGAGCTTGCCGCGAACGTGCGCGCGGCCTGGTGCGCCGAGTACCTGGCCGCGGACAACACCCTCAGCGAGGAGGCGCAGGGCCACTATGTGCGCGCGCTCGCCTTCGGCCTCGTGCCAGAGGATCGCCGGCAGCCCGTCGCTGACCGGCTGGCCGCCCTGATCCGCCAGAACGGCACCCGGCTCGGCACCGGATTCCTCGCGACCGGCCTGCTGCTGCCCACCCTGGCGGATGCCGGCCACCTCGATCTCGCCTACGAGCTGCTCTTCGCCCGCGACATCCCGTCCTGGCTCGGCATGATCGACCAGGGGGCCACCACGATGTGGGAGTGGTGGGACGGCGTGACCCCGAGCGGGGTGCGCGGTTCCCTCAATCACTACAGCAAGGGGGCCGTCGCCTCTTTCCTCTACACGCACGTCGCCGGCATCCGCCTGGCCGAGAGCCCTGAGCCGGGCGCGGAGGCGTACGGCGCCGTCGTCATCGCCCCACAGCCGGGCGGCGGCCTGAGCGCGGCCGCGGCGAGCGTGCAGACCCGGCGCGGTACCGTGGGCGCCGAGTGGCAGATCGAGGGCGGCTCGTTCCGGCTCACCGCGACGATCCCCGCCGGCGTCACCGCCGAGATCCGGCTGCCGGACGGCTCGCGCGTGAGCGGGGTCGGCGCAGGCACCCACAGCTACTCCGTCGCGGCCGCCGCTTTGTGACCAACGACGAACGCCGCTGCGGATTCCGCAGCGGCGTTCGTCGCTGTCGGCCGGCCCGGAGCCGGCAGGGGCCTAGATGTCGAGCCCGGCGACTCGCTCCGGCGGCGGCCCGACGACGACCAGGTCGAGCTCGGCCTGGGCGCGGCCGAAGCCGGGGCCGATGAAGCCGGGCACGCCGCCCTCCGTGTAGATCGACTCCTCGGTGGGGCTGAAGACGTACTCGAAGAACGGCTCGAAGATCGAGGGGGCGAGCACGCCGACCATCCGCGCGTAGGCGGTTTCGTAGGCGTAGGAGTGGATCGTGCCCGCCGGCGCGTGCACGAAGTCGCCCTTGCTGAGCAGCACCTCCCGCCCGTTCACGTGCAGGCGCACGCGGCCGTCGAGGCAGATGAAGTTCTCGGTGTGCTCCCGGTGGAAGTGCAGCGGGATGTAGCCGGAGCGGGCACCGCTGGACTCCACCGCGAAGTAGCGCCCGCCGGTGTTCGCCCCGCGGGACATGTAGCTGTGCATCTCGTCGGCGCCGAGGTAGCGCTCGCCCTCGCCGGCACTCAGGAAGAACGCCTCCTCCTCGCGCGGCAGGCCGGCGTGGCGGGAGCCGGCTGCCGGCTGGCGGGCTGCGTCGAAGAGCGGCGCCGCGGTGACGTCGACGCCGAACTCCTCGCCGACGGCGCGGAACTCGTCGAGCGAGACGAGCCGCTCGGCCCTGGCCGGGCGCACGTGCGAGGCCGTCGGAGTGCCGAGGCGGCTGAGCAGCTCGAGCGAGTGCCCGGGCGAGGACCAGAGCAGCAGCCGGTTCTCGCCGGCGAGCATCCGGTAGGCGAAGGGCGTGCCGGCCGGGATGACGACCTCGTCGCCGGGGGAGAGCACGCTCGTCTCGGAGCCGAGCCAGACCTGCACGAGGCCGTCGAAGACGATGACGGTGCGGTGCTCCGCGGCATCCGTGGTCGCGGGCAGCTCTGCCCCGCGCCCGCCGGAGAGGTAGGCGGCACCGAACAGGTCGCCGGTGTCGACGGGGCGAGCGATCACCGTGAGCAGCTGCCCGTTGAGCAGGAACCGCTCGCCGTGCCCTGCGGCCATGACGTACGGCAGCTGCGCCCCGGGGAGCGCGTTCGCGATCGGGACGTGTGCGCCGGGCTCGAGCAGGGTGGATGCCATCGGTGTCTCCTCATTGAGTCGTGTGTGCGCCCCCAGCAGAGAGGGCAGCAGCCTTCATTGTTCCCGAGCCGGGCTCGCACTCGGCAGCGCACTTCCACTGATTGGAAGGCGGGGGTGGGCTCAGCGGCCCTCGCGGTCCGGCTGCGAGCGGATGCCGTCGATGCCGGGCGGGTGGTAGCCGAGCGCGCGGGAGATCGACCGAGCCGTCGCACGCAGCGCGGGCAGCGCCACCTCCGGGGTGAACGCCCCGTCCGGGGCCAGGATCGACACCGCCGCGGCCACCGCGCGATTGGCGCCGAACACCGGCGCCGCCAATGAGATGGTGTGCGAGGGCTGGGTGCGCCGCACGACGGAGTAGCCGAGGCGGGCGACGTCCTTCAACTCGAGGCGCAGCGACTCGATGGAGCCGAGATCCTCGACCCGGAAGTCCTGGTCGAGCGGGAGGGCGAGGGTCTCCTCGCGCGAGGGCGCCGGCTGAGCGGCCAGCAGCACGCGGCCGACCGCGGTGCTCCGCAGCGGCAGCCGGCCGCCCAGTCGGTAGGCCACTGCTGGCGCGCGTCGCGAGGAGAGCCGCTCGATCAGGATCGCCTCCCGCCCGTCCAGCACAGCCAACAGCACATGGTGGCGGCTCACCTCGTAGAGGTCCTCCAGGAAGGGCAGCGCAATCTCGCGCACGCCGTGCCCGCGCGGCGCGAGTGAGGCCACCTCCCAGAGTCGGACGCCGACCACGAACTCGCCGCTCGGCAGCCGTTCGAGGGCGCCCCACTTGAGCAGGCCCTGGGCCAGCCTGAGCGTCGAGGAGAGCGGGATGCCGGAGAGCGCCGAGAGCTCGCCGAGGCTGAGCTCGCGCCGGCCATCGCTGAAACAGTTCAGCAGCGAGAGGGTTCGATCGATCACGGGCTCACCGCGGGGCGGGCGTTTGCCGCGGGCGGGGGCAGGGCCGGGTGGCTGCACTTCGGCGGGCATGTCCATGTCGCTGATCCTGACTGAACCGGCCCGATATGTCCAATCAATGGAATTGTCTTGGATTCGGGGTCGGGGTTCGACGCACAGTAGGCCGAGCGATGGCGCTCCGGCGCCCGCTGAAACGTCTCACAGCACCAATGCCAATGCAGGCATTAGAAGCACACCAACAAGCAGTCAGTGCAATCAATCAGCGTAGATGGAGGCCGAACGTGAACAAATCAACTTTCGACTGGGTGCGACGGGCGGCGGCTGTCGCCGTCACGGGAACACTCGTCGTTGCCCTCGCCGGGTGCAGCGCAGCGGGTGGGGCCGGCACTGCCGCCAGCTCCAGCACGCTGACGATCGCACAAGAGGCAGACATGGCGCCGAGCGGCTTCGATCCGCTCGCCTACTCGGCCGGTCAGCGACAGATGATGTCTGCCGCGTACAACTCGCTGCTCAGCCTCCAGCCGGATGGCACGGTCGGCGCCGGCCTGGCATCCGAATGGGAGTTCAATGAGGATGGCACCGTTCTGACGCTGACGTTGGCGGACGGTGTGACCTTCAGCGACGGCAGCAAGCTCAGCGCCGCCCTCGTCCTGGCGAACCTCGAACGCCGCTCCGATCCCGCGCTCGTGGCCTACAGCGGCTTCGCGCCGGGCGGCGACGCCGAGATGCTCTCCGTCGAGGCCCCGGATGCCTCGACGGTCGTCATCACCTTTGCCGCACCCCAGTTCGCCGTCGTGCAGTCGCTGGCCAACGTGGCGGGAATGATCGTCGGTCAGACCGCGATCGACGATGCAACGCTGCTGAAGAAGGCGCCCATCGGGTCCGGACCCTACGTGCTCGACACCGCGAAGACGGTGAAGGCCAGCACCTACACGTTCGTGCGCAACGACGCCAGCACCGAGGCAGCAGACTACCCCTTCGACACCGTGGTGTTCCGCCCGATCAACGACCCGCAGGCACGGGCGAATGCCCTGATCTCCGGTCAGGTGGATGCCGGCGTCATGAAGTCCTCGACGGTGGAGCTGCTGGAGTCCAAGAAGATGGGCGTCTCCCAGATCGGTGGAACCACCGTCTCGCTGATCCAGTTCGACAAGACCGGCACCTCCGTTCCCGAGATGGCCGATGAGCGCGTGCGTCAGGCCATACAGCTCTCCATCGACCGCGACCGCCTCGTCGAGCTGCTGCACGTCGGTGACACCCCGCAGCGCAACGCCCTGCCGTCCGCCTCCGCCGGGTGGTCGGAAGAGGTCGACGCGGCCTGGCAGCGCGATGTGCCGAAGGCGAAGGCGCTCCTGGCCGAGGCAGGCTACCCCAACGGGTTCTCCTTCGAGATGCTCTCCAGCCCCGACAGCCAGGCGGACCTCGAACTCATTCAGAAGGATCTGGCCGAGGCCGGCATCGTGATGAACGTGCGCCCGGCGGCATCCACGCAGGAGGCCTTCGACGCGGTCAAGACCACGGCCATGGGATACATCCCGCTGGACTGGTCGAACACCGTCGGCCTGATGTACGGAGTGCTCTTCGGATTCGCCAACACGCAGGGCGGCGACGACGAGCAGCTGCGCGCGGCAACGGGGGCACTCGCCGGCGCCCAGACCGACGACGGCCGTGACGAGGCGCTGCAGGCGCTCAACGCGCGCCTGGTCGAGTCCGGCTGGCTCTACCCGCTCTACGAGCCACTGCTGAACATCGGCTACAACCCGACGAAGCTGAACCCGGTGACCTTCGCCGGAACCGACAGCATCCCGCTGCTCTCCTCGTTCACCCCGGTGGAAACAGCCAAGTAGTTCGACGGGGGTGGCGGCCGGCAACAGCCGCCACCCCTCGCACCAACCCACGACCACGCCCTGGAGGCGCCATGGCCCGCTTCATCACACAACGCCTTCTCTTCGGCATGCTGACGATCCTCGTTGTCTCCGTCGTCGCGTTCCTGCTCGTCCGACTCATGCCCGGCAGCCCGGGAACGATCGTGCTCGGCATCGGGGCGAGCGAGGACGAGATCGCGGCCTACAACGCCTCGATCGGGTGGAACGATCCGCTCGCCCTGCAATACCTGGCCTGGCTCGGCGAGGCCGTGCGCGGCAACTTCGGCGTGAGCCTGATCGACGGGCGCGACATCAACGCCGACATCACCGCACGCCTGCCCGTGACCTTCAGCATCGCCCTCCTCGGCACCGCGGTGAGCGCCATTCTCGGCGTCGCCCTCGGGGTCATCGCCGCGGTGCGCGGCGGACTGGTCGAGAAGGCCGTCAACGCATTCTCGGCCCTCGGAGCAGCCATCCCCGGGTTCTGGATCGGCATCGTCTTCGTCTTCCTGTTCTCGGTGCAGACGGGATGGCTCCCAGCCACCGGCTTCGTCCCACTCGAGGACGACCCGGCGCTGTGGGCGCAGTCACTGGTCCTCCCCGTTGCCACCCTCGCTCTGGGCGGCGCGGCCTTCATCGCCCGCCAGACCAGGGCATCGATGCTGGATGCACTGACGCAGGACCACGTTCGCACGCTGCGGGCGACCGCGATGCCCGAATGGCGCATCCGGTACGTGCACGCCCTGCGCTACGCCAGCCTGCCGATCGTGGCGGGGATCGGCCTGCAGTTCATCGCCCTGTTCGGCGGCTCGGTCATCATCGAGCAGATCTTCGCGATGCCGGGCCTCGGCCAGTCCATCCAGGGCGCCGC includes the following:
- a CDS encoding carboxyl transferase domain-containing protein, encoding MSSARSLTAGELLDLIADTGSFRSWDEPVPPRDVQHGYADDLERARARSGCDESVLTGELRIDGRRVAVLVSEFGFLGGSIGVDAAGRLIAAIERATRERLPLLAGPASGGTRMQEGTAAFVAMVGIAAAIAEHKSAGLPYLVYLRHPTTGGVMASWGSLGHVTVAEPGALLGFLGPRVYAALYGEPFPDGVQTAENLYRNGVIDGVIAPAQLPRLIARLLSVLAPPEGTHGLGSDSGQHDGQYDGPAISALTSIAASRARARPGARTVLRHAARDVVPLSGTGQGEASDGLLLAIARFGAVPCVVIAQDRYAQRAGAPWGPAALRQAQRGQRLSAELGLPLVTIIDTPGAALSREAEEGGLAGEIARTLESLVGHEQATVAVLLGEGTGGGALALLPSDVTIAAQHAWLAPLPPEGASVIMHGDTTHASAMAEAQGIGAVALRAAGIVDWVVPERPDAALEPTEFSRRIGRVIERQLLALAAATPAERLSRRRGRYRALVRLPGQAADS
- a CDS encoding alpha-L-rhamnosidase; this encodes MSTVSSADALTAALASAQWISPYEPVPHPAGQRPAHELAGRFHWDGAATHRAEGAETGAEAVVYATAHGIYELFVNGVRVGDEELSPGFSSYRSRLQVQRWEITALLQPGENTISALLSDGWFRGRHGFVRRADGFGTATAFLAAVLLEPSAGAARPLLVTGDDWESRPSHITRADLMDGQAVDLRLEGLAAQGQPHSAVLSTDPLCADRTRLVPAGAPAVRRIQELRPARISTPGEGITVVDFGQNINGWVRLHELGPAGTRTVLRHGEALDDAGLLLVENIQAFDFATRAVLPAGQVDEVISAGRAGDTFEPRHTTHGFRYVQIEGAAGPIGADDILAVVVHSELARTGSFAASDPLLNALHDVVDWSFRGNACAVPTDCPQRERSGFTGDWQVFADTAALLYDVAAFSESWSSDLAADQWADGRVPTVVPNPAGNGPSGSAFEDMAAGSAGWGDAAVLVPWSMWRAYGDRAALACALPSMRAWVDYAARSAAAGRHPERAAARPLEQPHERYLWDTGFHFGEWLEPDTPPAPDPTVDHGIVATAFLHRSAKTLALAEAAVGRPASAERYGELAANVRAAWCAEYLAADNTLSEEAQGHYVRALAFGLVPEDRRQPVADRLAALIRQNGTRLGTGFLATGLLLPTLADAGHLDLAYELLFARDIPSWLGMIDQGATTMWEWWDGVTPSGVRGSLNHYSKGAVASFLYTHVAGIRLAESPEPGAEAYGAVVIAPQPGGGLSAAAASVQTRRGTVGAEWQIEGGSFRLTATIPAGVTAEIRLPDGSRVSGVGAGTHSYSVAAAAL
- a CDS encoding DUF3500 domain-containing protein; the encoded protein is MADDDFRAHLFPVDDPRISAFRGLSYREYAEAVKSDPFAGPMIVDWATRYPVPYRGVSHDGNITAQPPAELRAGEAAPTEAMVAAAELLLAGLSERQRADIGYPLRAGQWRSWANPEFLQHDTGLRLEDLDHVSRHRALELVRASLSEQGFESVKTLMWVNGYLGETIDLANVMNDASYNVAIYGTPSTSQPWGWQLFGHHLALNCVVDGERMTVSPAFLGAEPSLIRESPIGPVDVFGARIAHARTLMAGLTPAEQAEALSYPEMVDPAMPLGRLHPGDERHLGGCFQDNRIVPFEGILVGDLDEPTRAEVSAVAAAFLDHLPAGVAAARLREIESRYDETWFSWIGGWGEGDPFYFRIQSPVVMLELDHHCGVFLSNRTPAQFHVHTGIRTPNGGDYGGLLRAAEGGQP
- a CDS encoding CaiB/BaiF CoA transferase family protein, with product MSGQAGALAGTVVLDLSRALAGPHAGMMLGDLGARVIKVEAPGGGDDTRGWGPPFLGEPDAEESSYFLSCNRNKESIALDLKHPDDRRVLDGLILESDVLIENFRTGVMDRLGYSSARLLELNPRLVILSITGFGHDGPEGGRAGYDQIAQGEAGLMSMTGSGPDDPQRVGVPIGDLLSGIYGAYGVVAALLERAETGAGGVVRTSLLSALVGVHAFQGTRQTVAGETPQAQGNHHPSIAPYGLFRCAGGAVQISVGSTALWERFCARFGLDADAARFASNALRVANRDALIEVVEAAFAPFEATDLLSQLEAAGIPAGRVRTLDEVYAWDQVASQGLLLEVEHSSLGPLTLPGPPLRFFGTDDEVTFRGHRAPPTLDQHGQAIRSWIAARPGAEQHVPEHESAGIL
- a CDS encoding alpha/beta hydrolase fold domain-containing protein; translated protein: MAPETVSAPHNDGQALREQPGIEFAPGLLLDIVRPADDRSLPAIIWLHGGAWRMGDRSWRPDFARYFARSGFVMISIDYTLSGDAVFPRQLLDVRAGIRWVRENAAEHGILADSIGLWGSSAGGHLAALAGLHGAAAAILGEPEGTASAAVQAVMDGYGAGDLLAPDQDNPPTAGLLGGSPVERRELAILASPARTEVSSAPPFLIMHGAADDLVPASQSIALYEALAAGGRDATLYLIDGFGHGFLNPAGLDEVAPGPRLDSGRLEADPSATAELRSTGGRAWPASASFAVIERFFRENLGGAATTMNTTTTNTTTADEA